Proteins encoded within one genomic window of Oncorhynchus mykiss isolate Arlee chromosome 27, USDA_OmykA_1.1, whole genome shotgun sequence:
- the LOC110507998 gene encoding integrin-linked protein kinase, protein MDDIFTQCREGNAVAVRLWLDNTENDLNQGDDHGFSPLHWACREGRSSVVDMLIMRGARINVMNRGDDTPLHLASSHGHRDIVGKLIQCKADTNTANEHGNTPLHYACFWGQELVAEDLVTNGAQVNICNKYGETPLDKAKPHLREALQEKAEKLGQSLTKVPFKDTFWKGTTRTRPRNGTLNKAAGIDFKQLSLLAKINENQSGELWQGRWQGNEVVVKVLKVRDWSTRKSRDFNEEYPKLRIFSHPNVLPMLGACQSPPAPHPIIITHWMPYGSLYNVLHEGTNFVVDQTQAVKFALDIACGMAFLHTLEPMISRHSLNSKSVMIDEDMTARISMSDVKFSFQCPGRMYSPAWVAPEALQKKPEEINRRSADMWSFAVLLWELVTREVPFADLSNMEIGMKVALEGLRPTIPPGISPHICKLMKICMNEDPAKRPKFDMIVPILEKMQDK, encoded by the exons TGATGACCATGGCTTCAGTCCTCTCCACTGGGCATGCAGGGAAGGCCGCTCCAGCGTGGTGGACATGCTCATCATGAGAGGGGCTCGCATCAACGTCATGAACAGAGGAGATGACACGCCCCTGCACCTGGCCTCCAGCCACGGCCACAGAGACATTGTGGGCAAG CTGATCCAGTGCAAAGCAGACACCAACACTGCCAATGAGCACGGCAACACACCATTGCATTACGCCTGCTTCTGGGGACAGGAGTTAGTGGCTGAG GACCTGGTGACTAATGGAGCTCAGGTGAACATCTGTAATAAGTATGGAGAAACTCCTCTGGACAAAGCCAAACCTCACCTGCGTGAAGCCCTCCAAG AGAAAGCAGAGAAGTTGGGCCAGAGTTTGACCAAGGTCCCCTTCAAGGACACGTTCTGGAAAGGCACCACCAGAACTCGACCCC GTAACGGCACGTTGAACAAAGCAGCGGGCATTGACTTCAAACAGCTCTCACTCCTGGCTAAGATCAATGAGAACCAGTCTGGAGAG TTGTGGCAAGGCCGCTGGCAGGGGAATGAGGTTGTGGTGAAAGTGTTGAAGGTTCGCGACTGGTCCACCAGAAAAAGCAGAGACTTCAATGAGGAGTATCCCAAACTCCG GATATTCTCCCACCCCAATGTGCTGCCCATGTTGGGAGCGTGTCAGTCTCCTCCCGCCCCTCACCCCATCATCATCACACACTGGATGCCCTATGGCTCCCTCTACAACGTGCTTCACGAGGGCACCA ACTTTGTGGTTGACCAGACACAGGCGGTGAAGTTTGCTTTGGACATTGCCTGTGGGATGGCCTTCCTCCACACGCTCGAGCCCATGATCTCGCGGCACTCTCTCAACAGCAAGAGTGTCATG ATCGACGAGGACATGACAGCCAGGATCAGCATGTCAGACGTCAAGTTCTCCTTCCAGTGTCCTGGCAGGATGTACTCCCCAGCATGGGTAGCCCCTGAAG CCCTACAGAAGAAGCCTGAGGAGATCAACCGGCGGTCAGCAGACATGTGGAGCTTTGCTGTGTTGCTGTGGGAGCTGGTGACCAGGGAGGTGCCCTTCGCTGACCTCTCCAACATGGAGATTGGCATGAAG GTGGCCCTGGAAGGCCTACGACCCACAATTCCTCCGGGCATCTCACCCCACATCTGCAAGCTCATGAAGATCTGTATGAACGAAGATCCAGCCAAGAGGCCTAAATTTGACATGATCGTACCCATCCTAGAGAAAATGCAGGACAAGTGA